A window from Pyrococcus yayanosii CH1 encodes these proteins:
- a CDS encoding endonuclease III domain-containing protein has translation MGKRGSGSLSPEGFAFEESWAEKKRRAEEIVRILKEVYPRERHVSGEPYRTLIKCIISQRNRDEVTDRVAEELFRKYPTINDIANASVEKMQEFLRSLKVGLWRSKGRWIVEVSRIILERYDGRVPDTLEELMKLPGIGRKCANIVLAYGFGKPAIPVDTHVNRVSKRLGLAPLEASPEKVEEYLKVLIPKEEWLYVNHAMVDHGKKVCRPIKPKCNECPVRNLCPKVGIKFGT, from the coding sequence ATGGGGAAAAGAGGGTCAGGCTCATTAAGCCCTGAGGGCTTCGCCTTCGAGGAAAGCTGGGCCGAAAAGAAGAGGCGAGCCGAGGAAATAGTTAGAATCCTCAAGGAAGTATACCCAAGGGAGAGGCACGTTTCGGGAGAACCTTACAGGACACTGATCAAGTGCATAATCTCTCAGAGAAACAGGGATGAAGTTACCGACAGGGTAGCTGAAGAGCTGTTTAGGAAGTACCCTACCATAAATGACATAGCCAATGCGAGCGTGGAGAAGATGCAAGAATTCCTTAGGAGCCTCAAGGTTGGACTCTGGAGGAGCAAGGGAAGGTGGATAGTTGAGGTGTCTCGGATCATACTTGAGAGGTACGATGGCCGCGTCCCTGACACACTCGAAGAGCTCATGAAATTGCCTGGAATCGGGAGAAAGTGCGCCAATATAGTCCTAGCCTACGGCTTTGGAAAGCCGGCCATACCCGTCGATACCCACGTAAACCGGGTAAGCAAGCGCCTCGGTCTCGCTCCTCTAGAGGCCTCACCCGAAAAGGTCGAGGAATATCTGAAGGTCCTTATACCAAAGGAGGAGTGGCTGTACGTCAACCACGCCATGGTGGATCACGGGAAGAAGGTGTGCAGGCCGATTAAGCCGAAATGCAATGAGTGTCCCGTAAGGAACCTCTGCCCAAAGGTTGGTATCAAATTCGGGACCTAG
- a CDS encoding TIGR04140 family protein: MALKLQTAVPPEELGEIKKRAGANVELRVLGKDGRLWVVEVLGSSGELQKFMEKLRLARAGG, from the coding sequence ATGGCCTTGAAGCTTCAGACGGCTGTTCCTCCGGAGGAGCTGGGGGAGATAAAGAAGAGGGCCGGGGCCAATGTTGAGCTGAGGGTCTTGGGGAAGGACGGACGCCTCTGGGTCGTGGAAGTGCTCGGGAGCTCCGGTGAGCTTCAGAAGTTCATGGAGAAGCTCAGGCTCGCAAGAGCTGGCGGCTGA
- a CDS encoding PadR family transcriptional regulator, translated as MERPRLRGYLKLLILHMLRENPMHGYAIMSELEKRYGIPGPSAGAVYPVLSELKRLGLIEVTGQGKREKKVYSITQEGFEFLEENKGKLEEILRKVEAYKEFSKLGGRELAKTMKELLEKLPEMSEEEKEKIREEILEFTRKIRLILLGGD; from the coding sequence ATGGAGAGGCCAAGACTAAGGGGCTACCTCAAGTTGCTGATCCTGCACATGCTAAGGGAAAACCCAATGCACGGCTACGCGATAATGAGTGAGTTGGAGAAAAGGTATGGAATCCCAGGGCCGAGCGCTGGGGCAGTTTATCCGGTCTTGTCTGAGCTTAAAAGACTAGGCCTCATCGAAGTTACAGGGCAGGGAAAGAGGGAGAAGAAAGTTTACAGTATAACCCAGGAAGGCTTTGAGTTTCTTGAGGAAAATAAGGGGAAGTTAGAGGAAATTCTAAGGAAGGTTGAGGCTTACAAGGAATTTTCGAAGCTGGGCGGGAGGGAGTTAGCGAAAACCATGAAGGAACTCCTTGAGAAGCTTCCTGAGATGAGCGAGGAAGAGAAGGAGAAGATTAGAGAGGAAATCCTGGAGTTCACGAGGAAGATCAGGCTCATCCTTTTGGGAGGTGATTGA
- a CDS encoding Lrp/AsnC family transcriptional regulator produces MLDELDRGILQILQEDGRVSYAEIARKLGVPESTVRLRVRKLVERGVIRKFAALINPFKAGYEVVAVIAVDTEPSKVKKVAEELAKLPEVDVLGIATGAHDIFMQVTVRSLRELEEFLIEKLGKIDGVKSTETSILTSVKKWGYARVF; encoded by the coding sequence ATGCTCGATGAGCTAGACAGAGGGATACTCCAAATCCTTCAAGAGGACGGGAGGGTGAGCTATGCCGAGATAGCGAGGAAGCTGGGGGTGCCCGAGTCGACCGTCCGCCTCCGCGTGAGGAAGCTCGTCGAGAGAGGTGTCATTAGAAAGTTCGCGGCTTTGATAAACCCCTTCAAGGCAGGTTACGAGGTTGTAGCGGTGATAGCCGTTGACACCGAGCCCAGCAAAGTCAAAAAGGTAGCCGAGGAACTGGCAAAGCTACCGGAGGTAGATGTCCTTGGGATAGCTACCGGGGCCCATGACATATTCATGCAGGTCACCGTCAGAAGTCTGAGAGAGCTCGAAGAGTTCCTAATTGAGAAGCTCGGAAAAATAGATGGCGTCAAGAGCACGGAGACATCGATACTGACGAGCGTCAAGAAGTGGGGGTACGCGAGGGTGTTCTAA
- a CDS encoding leucine/methionine racemase produces the protein MDPEEVVAGYERVIAPANRTTYFPLVPVRAENARIWDVKGREYIDFLSDAAVQNVGHNNPRIVMAIKEQAERLLHASFIYAFPIEPLLLAEKLVQLVPIRNAKVSFGLSGADANDGAIKFARAYTGRLTILSYMRSFYGSTYGAMSITGLDFHVRALVGELSGVHYIPFPNCYRCPFGKESGKCRFECVEYLKEKFEGEVYAEGVAALFAEAIQGDAGMVVPPENYFKRIERILDEHGILLVVDEIQSGLGRTGKWFAIEHFGVEPDIITVAKPLGGGLPISATIGRAEIMDALPPLSHAFTLSGNPTAARAALAVIEEIEEKDLVKRAERLGEKAKRRLERMKARHELIGDVRGLGLMLGVELVKDRETKERALDETKKVVWRAFELGLIVAFLQGNVLRIQPPLTIEEELLEEGLERLEEAIEDVEAGKVPDDVVKKVRGW, from the coding sequence GTGGATCCTGAAGAGGTTGTGGCTGGGTATGAGAGGGTCATAGCCCCGGCCAACAGGACGACGTACTTTCCCCTCGTTCCTGTAAGAGCTGAGAACGCGAGAATCTGGGATGTAAAGGGAAGGGAATACATAGACTTCCTTAGCGACGCCGCCGTCCAGAACGTCGGCCACAATAACCCTCGCATCGTCATGGCAATCAAGGAGCAAGCCGAGAGGCTCCTTCACGCGAGCTTTATCTATGCCTTCCCCATAGAGCCCCTCCTTCTCGCCGAGAAGCTCGTTCAGCTCGTTCCAATCAGGAATGCCAAGGTCTCCTTCGGGCTGAGCGGAGCCGACGCCAACGACGGCGCCATAAAGTTCGCCCGTGCTTATACGGGCCGTTTGACAATCCTTAGCTACATGAGAAGCTTCTACGGTTCCACGTATGGGGCCATGAGCATAACGGGTCTCGATTTCCACGTGAGGGCCCTCGTCGGGGAGCTAAGCGGGGTCCACTATATACCCTTCCCCAACTGTTATCGTTGCCCCTTCGGAAAGGAGTCCGGGAAGTGCAGGTTTGAGTGTGTGGAGTACCTCAAGGAAAAGTTCGAGGGAGAGGTGTACGCCGAGGGCGTGGCCGCGCTCTTCGCGGAGGCCATCCAGGGCGACGCTGGAATGGTTGTGCCGCCCGAGAATTACTTTAAGAGGATTGAGCGGATTCTGGATGAGCACGGCATACTTCTCGTGGTGGATGAAATCCAAAGTGGCCTCGGAAGGACAGGAAAATGGTTTGCCATAGAACACTTCGGGGTCGAGCCTGACATAATAACCGTGGCCAAGCCTCTCGGCGGTGGCCTTCCCATAAGTGCCACTATTGGAAGGGCCGAGATAATGGATGCCCTACCACCCCTCAGCCACGCCTTCACCCTGTCGGGCAACCCGACGGCCGCGAGGGCGGCTCTCGCCGTGATAGAGGAGATTGAGGAAAAAGACCTAGTGAAGCGGGCTGAGAGGCTGGGAGAGAAAGCTAAAAGGCGGCTTGAACGTATGAAGGCAAGGCACGAGCTGATAGGGGACGTTCGTGGTCTGGGCCTCATGCTGGGAGTGGAGCTCGTGAAAGATAGAGAGACCAAGGAGAGGGCTCTCGATGAAACGAAGAAGGTCGTCTGGAGGGCATTCGAGCTGGGTCTAATCGTTGCCTTTCTCCAGGGAAACGTCCTGAGGATACAGCCTCCCCTAACTATAGAGGAGGAGCTTCTGGAAGAGGGTCTTGAAAGGCTGGAGGAGGCGATAGAAGACGTTGAGGCCGGAAAGGTTCCGGATGATGTGGTGAAAAAAGTCAGAGGATGGTAA
- the infB gene encoding intein-containing translation initiation factor aIF-2 yields the protein MKRIRQPIIAVLGHVDHGKCLLPEERVVVPGLGSLTLEELFEIADEIVERDDEKEIRKLRIPLTAVDGNGAIAMVEGSYVWRLRHRGKIVRVKLKNWHSVSVTPEHPFLTTRGWKRADQLKPGDYVAVPRYIHGNESRERFMAFVYSKLSKRDGRYARLPRSDDEWRAFFYFAGVMFGDGSQKVTNDYAEVFERLESIEKLGVELKLLRVLFDYSDGIPDVLFLAPKDYVAEFLRGYFDVHGSLEDDRVEVTGASREFIEGLSLVLLRFGIVSKIYRSGYTTLVISGRRNLDAFRRHIGFTVREKAEMLKRAIDKSRGSEAYPIFEELKRLRLLFGFTRAELDSEVPFYSKYEESEAPSYETLMQILDAIERGSPTLAKKIAVLEGRAKDVNYLKALERDGLIKDGHLTELGRELLEVWRNREFDSRDVEYVRNIAESLVFIPVEAVEELDYDGYVYDLTTETHNFIANGVLVHNTTLLDRIRKTNVAAKEAGGITQHIGATEVPIEVVKKIAGPLIKLWKAEIKLPGLLFIDTPGHEAFTSLRARGGSLADLAVLVVDINEGFQPQTIESIEILRRYKTPFVVAANKIDRIRGWVIEEDEPFLVNIKKQDQRVVQELETKLWELIGKFYEMGFQANRFDRVQNFTRELAIVPISAKYGIGIPELLVLIAGLSQKYLEEKLRIEVEGPGRGTILEVREEPGLGTTIDVIIYDGTLRKDDIIVVGGKDKAIVTKIRALLKPKPLDEIRDPRFRFDQVEEVTAAAGVKIAAPDLEEALAGSPVIAARTEEEIERAKQEILSQIQSVVISTGKVGVIVKADTLGSLEALSKELQEKNIPIRKADVGNISKTDVMEALSVKEEEEKYGVVLGFNVKVNEDAEEVAKAKGVPIFVGNVIYKLIEDYEAWMKAEEEKKKRELLSRVTFPGVIRLYPDERYVFRRSNPAIVGIEVLEGRIKPGVTLIKQNGQKVGVIKSIKSRDEFLQEARKGQAVAIAIEGAIVGRHIHPGEILYVDIGRDDAIILLKQLRSELEDTDIKALKMTAEVKAKEDPFWRAI from the coding sequence ATGAAGAGGATAAGGCAGCCCATAATAGCGGTGCTCGGTCACGTGGATCACGGCAAGTGTCTCCTTCCGGAGGAGCGTGTCGTTGTTCCCGGGCTCGGAAGCCTAACTCTTGAGGAGCTCTTCGAGATCGCCGATGAAATCGTTGAGAGAGACGATGAGAAGGAGATTAGGAAGCTCAGAATCCCCCTGACGGCAGTAGACGGGAATGGGGCAATAGCTATGGTAGAAGGCTCCTACGTCTGGAGGCTCAGGCACAGGGGCAAGATAGTGAGGGTAAAGTTGAAGAACTGGCACTCGGTAAGCGTGACTCCGGAACACCCGTTCTTGACGACGAGAGGCTGGAAGAGGGCCGACCAGCTTAAGCCGGGCGACTACGTTGCCGTCCCCAGGTACATCCATGGCAACGAGAGCAGGGAGCGCTTCATGGCCTTCGTTTACTCGAAGCTTTCAAAGAGGGATGGGAGGTATGCAAGACTTCCGAGGAGTGATGACGAGTGGAGGGCTTTCTTCTACTTTGCCGGAGTCATGTTCGGCGACGGTAGCCAGAAGGTAACCAACGATTATGCCGAGGTCTTCGAAAGGCTGGAGAGTATTGAAAAGCTAGGCGTGGAGCTCAAGCTCCTCAGGGTTCTCTTTGACTATTCCGATGGGATTCCCGACGTGTTATTCTTGGCACCGAAGGATTACGTTGCGGAATTCCTTAGGGGCTACTTTGATGTCCATGGAAGCCTCGAAGACGATAGGGTAGAGGTCACGGGCGCGTCCAGAGAGTTCATTGAAGGGCTCTCGCTCGTTCTACTTCGCTTCGGCATAGTGTCTAAGATATACCGCTCCGGCTACACCACGCTGGTGATCTCAGGAAGGCGGAACCTCGACGCCTTCAGGAGGCACATAGGTTTTACGGTGAGGGAGAAGGCCGAGATGCTCAAGAGGGCTATTGATAAAAGCAGGGGGAGCGAGGCCTACCCAATCTTCGAGGAGCTCAAGAGGCTCAGGCTTCTCTTCGGATTCACGAGAGCCGAACTGGACTCCGAGGTTCCATTCTACAGCAAATATGAGGAGAGCGAGGCGCCCAGTTATGAGACCCTGATGCAGATTCTCGATGCGATTGAGAGAGGCTCTCCAACGCTGGCAAAGAAGATAGCCGTCCTCGAGGGCAGAGCTAAAGACGTCAATTACCTGAAGGCCCTTGAGCGCGATGGTCTAATCAAAGATGGCCACCTGACCGAGCTAGGCAGGGAACTGCTGGAGGTGTGGCGCAACAGGGAGTTCGACAGTCGTGACGTTGAGTACGTGAGGAACATCGCTGAAAGCCTCGTCTTCATTCCCGTTGAGGCCGTTGAGGAGCTCGACTACGACGGCTACGTCTACGACCTCACCACTGAGACCCACAACTTCATAGCCAACGGCGTGCTTGTCCACAATACAACCCTGCTTGACCGCATCCGCAAAACCAACGTAGCGGCGAAGGAAGCCGGCGGGATAACTCAGCACATAGGCGCGACCGAGGTTCCGATTGAGGTTGTGAAGAAAATCGCCGGCCCGCTCATCAAGCTTTGGAAGGCTGAGATAAAGCTTCCCGGCCTTCTGTTCATAGACACACCCGGCCACGAGGCCTTCACGAGCCTGCGCGCCAGAGGCGGTAGCCTCGCCGATCTTGCCGTCCTCGTCGTGGATATAAACGAGGGCTTCCAACCCCAGACAATAGAGAGCATAGAAATACTTAGGAGGTACAAGACTCCCTTTGTCGTTGCGGCAAACAAGATTGACCGTATAAGGGGCTGGGTCATCGAGGAGGACGAGCCCTTCCTCGTGAACATCAAGAAGCAGGATCAGAGGGTCGTCCAAGAGCTGGAGACTAAGCTCTGGGAGCTGATAGGAAAGTTCTACGAGATGGGCTTCCAGGCCAACCGCTTCGACCGCGTCCAGAACTTCACCCGCGAGCTGGCCATAGTTCCCATCTCGGCCAAGTACGGCATAGGCATACCTGAACTCCTAGTCCTCATCGCGGGCCTCAGCCAGAAGTACCTGGAGGAGAAGCTCAGGATTGAGGTTGAGGGGCCAGGTAGAGGCACGATACTGGAGGTCAGGGAGGAGCCAGGCCTCGGGACAACGATAGACGTCATAATCTACGACGGAACGCTCAGAAAGGACGACATCATAGTCGTCGGTGGTAAAGACAAGGCGATAGTGACAAAAATCCGTGCCCTGCTCAAGCCGAAACCCCTCGACGAGATTAGAGACCCACGCTTCCGCTTCGACCAAGTGGAGGAAGTCACAGCCGCCGCAGGTGTCAAGATAGCGGCGCCCGACCTCGAGGAGGCCCTTGCAGGCTCGCCGGTAATAGCGGCTCGCACTGAGGAGGAGATTGAGAGGGCCAAACAGGAGATACTCAGCCAGATTCAGAGCGTGGTCATCAGCACGGGAAAGGTTGGCGTGATAGTTAAGGCCGACACCCTCGGCAGTTTGGAGGCCCTCAGCAAGGAGCTACAAGAGAAGAACATCCCGATAAGGAAGGCCGACGTTGGGAACATCAGCAAGACCGACGTCATGGAGGCCTTGAGCGTTAAGGAAGAGGAAGAGAAGTACGGCGTTGTCCTCGGCTTCAACGTCAAGGTCAATGAGGATGCGGAAGAAGTTGCAAAGGCTAAAGGCGTGCCAATATTCGTTGGCAACGTCATCTACAAGCTCATCGAGGATTACGAGGCGTGGATGAAGGCAGAGGAAGAGAAAAAGAAGCGTGAATTGCTGAGCAGGGTGACGTTCCCCGGCGTCATCAGGCTATACCCTGACGAGCGCTACGTCTTCAGAAGGAGTAATCCGGCCATAGTGGGCATAGAGGTGCTGGAGGGCAGGATAAAGCCCGGAGTCACGCTCATCAAGCAGAACGGACAGAAGGTCGGCGTTATAAAGTCGATAAAGAGCAGAGACGAGTTCCTGCAGGAGGCTAGGAAGGGTCAGGCCGTCGCGATAGCCATCGAAGGGGCCATAGTGGGCAGGCACATACATCCAGGCGAAATCTTATACGTGGACATAGGCAGGGACGACGCGATAATCCTCCTAAAACAGCTAAGGTCCGAGCTTGAAGATACGGACATAAAGGCGCTAAAGATGACGGCTGAGGTAAAAGCAAAGGAGGACCCGTTCTGGAGGGCCATCTAA
- a CDS encoding DUF6849 domain-containing protein codes for MRLVLKPLFDVELPVGFEDILRAKLKGRVVKTGQEIEVDLLGKPLRFQVLYAEPEPLIVNDRTRVEITGGDTFILDIEFDEPVKGVIPFEKGFVIVFPKKVLILNQNGQKIYSDEFEELNEVSVSGDVVVIVHGEKRVRLIKP; via the coding sequence ATGAGGCTCGTCCTGAAGCCCCTTTTCGATGTAGAGCTTCCGGTCGGCTTCGAGGACATCCTTAGGGCAAAGCTAAAGGGAAGAGTAGTCAAGACCGGGCAAGAAATCGAAGTCGACCTCCTCGGAAAGCCCCTACGATTCCAAGTTCTCTATGCGGAGCCAGAGCCTCTTATCGTAAACGATAGAACGAGAGTAGAGATTACCGGGGGAGATACCTTCATCCTTGACATTGAGTTCGACGAACCCGTCAAGGGTGTGATTCCGTTCGAAAAAGGCTTTGTCATAGTGTTTCCCAAGAAGGTTCTAATTTTAAACCAAAATGGGCAAAAGATTTATAGTGATGAGTTTGAGGAGCTCAACGAAGTGAGCGTTTCGGGTGACGTGGTGGTGATAGTGCATGGGGAAAAGAGGGTCAGGCTCATTAAGCCCTGA
- a CDS encoding transcriptional regulator: protein MEALMLYLLLREKALFKELLDVLEVTPGNLDSHLKALERAGYVKLYKVFADRPRTAVRITGKGTEETLRYLRVLRSVVERLEG, encoded by the coding sequence ATGGAGGCTCTAATGCTCTACCTCCTTCTAAGGGAGAAGGCCCTCTTCAAGGAGCTCCTCGATGTCTTAGAGGTGACGCCGGGTAACCTTGACTCCCATTTAAAGGCTCTCGAAAGAGCCGGCTACGTGAAGCTCTACAAGGTCTTCGCCGATAGACCAAGAACGGCAGTGAGAATAACGGGGAAGGGAACGGAGGAGACCCTCAGGTATCTGAGGGTTCTGAGGAGCGTAGTTGAAAGGCTCGAAGGCTGA
- a CDS encoding DUF1699 family protein — protein sequence MRVVVTARNTRELLRKLDEMLGEDVTEVYINMRPTKEIIVRILENAPNVRLIGCPPSLYPKVSKKVIRALEQMGIKLVPVERRRGRPRKYDEETVRRIQELIRSGKTAREISETLGIPLRTLYYMISGR from the coding sequence GTGAGGGTGGTGGTAACTGCGAGAAACACGCGCGAGCTCCTGAGAAAGCTCGATGAGATGCTGGGAGAGGACGTTACCGAGGTTTACATAAACATGAGGCCAACGAAGGAGATAATCGTCCGAATACTGGAAAACGCCCCCAACGTTCGGCTGATAGGGTGCCCTCCCAGCCTCTATCCTAAGGTTTCGAAGAAAGTTATAAGGGCCCTTGAGCAGATGGGCATCAAGCTCGTGCCCGTCGAGAGGCGCAGGGGGAGGCCGAGAAAGTACGATGAGGAAACCGTGCGCAGGATTCAGGAGCTCATAAGGAGCGGTAAGACTGCCCGGGAAATTAGCGAGACCCTAGGAATACCCCTCAGAACCCTCTACTACATGATAAGCGGAAGGTGA
- a CDS encoding ABC transporter permease, protein MRVLTTMIYRELKRFLHSRARVVGSLLNPLIWLIFFGKGWAGAFKFPGANMLFGGVDYMTFMVPGIVAMTVFNMGFMQGITLIWDRQFGFLKELLVAPASRVEAIIGRSVGGALMAIIQGTIILALSFLIVDGLKLSGVFPTLALAFLVGVAVSGLGMAIGMRMTTMEGFQIIITMLMLPMTFLSGAFYPVSTMPDWMQFLAKLNPLTYAVDGARYYLAGIEPTFGIATDWAVLSTLAVVFVGIAALEFRKATID, encoded by the coding sequence GTGAGGGTGCTTACAACGATGATATATAGGGAGCTGAAGCGCTTCCTCCATTCGAGGGCGAGGGTAGTAGGTTCCCTTCTCAACCCACTCATCTGGCTGATATTCTTCGGAAAGGGCTGGGCAGGGGCATTCAAATTCCCTGGGGCAAATATGCTCTTCGGTGGCGTTGACTACATGACGTTCATGGTGCCCGGTATAGTGGCGATGACCGTCTTCAACATGGGCTTCATGCAGGGGATAACACTCATCTGGGACAGGCAGTTCGGCTTCCTCAAGGAGCTTTTAGTTGCCCCTGCCTCGAGGGTAGAGGCTATAATAGGGAGGAGCGTTGGCGGGGCCCTGATGGCGATAATTCAGGGCACGATAATCCTAGCCCTGAGCTTCCTCATCGTCGACGGACTCAAGCTCTCTGGGGTGTTCCCAACGTTGGCTCTAGCATTCCTTGTCGGTGTGGCCGTTTCGGGCCTTGGCATGGCGATAGGAATGAGAATGACCACCATGGAGGGCTTCCAGATAATTATCACCATGCTGATGCTCCCGATGACCTTCCTCAGCGGGGCCTTCTATCCGGTAAGTACCATGCCCGACTGGATGCAGTTCTTGGCTAAGCTCAACCCGCTCACCTACGCCGTTGACGGTGCCCGTTATTACTTAGCTGGGATTGAGCCGACCTTCGGTATAGCAACCGACTGGGCGGTCTTGAGTACGCTTGCGGTGGTCTTCGTGGGAATAGCGGCCCTCGAGTTCAGGAAGGCAACGATAGACTGA
- a CDS encoding ATP-binding cassette domain-containing protein produces the protein MYAIEVENLVKKYGDFEAVRGISFKIKRGEIFAFLGPNGAGKTTTVHVLTTLLRPTSGRAIVAGHDVVEEPMEVRRKIGIVFQDPSVDRELTAWENMYIHGRIYGLGGRELRERIERLLKFVELWEFRDRPVKFFSGGMQRRLEIARALLHEPEVLFLDEPTIGLDPQTRAKIWEYIRTMKEEHDMTIFLTTHYMDEAEQLADRIAIMDHGKIIAEGAAEELKKLVGNDIIYLRLESPEEELKRLKAEFIRGCKLLPDGRVRLDVENAAEALPKLFELAQRSGVKILEVTYHRPTLNDVFLHLTGREIRDEGSDGNVARMIMRARMRR, from the coding sequence ATGTACGCGATTGAAGTTGAGAACCTCGTCAAGAAGTACGGCGACTTCGAAGCCGTGAGGGGAATTTCCTTCAAAATCAAGCGCGGGGAGATATTCGCCTTTTTAGGACCGAACGGTGCCGGAAAGACAACAACCGTCCACGTCCTCACTACCCTTCTGAGGCCGACTTCAGGCAGGGCGATAGTCGCTGGTCATGATGTCGTTGAGGAGCCTATGGAAGTGAGGAGGAAGATAGGCATAGTTTTTCAGGACCCGAGCGTTGACAGGGAGCTCACGGCGTGGGAAAACATGTACATACACGGAAGGATTTACGGTCTCGGTGGAAGGGAGCTCAGGGAGAGAATCGAGAGGCTTCTGAAGTTCGTCGAGCTATGGGAATTCAGGGACAGACCTGTAAAGTTCTTCTCGGGAGGGATGCAGAGAAGACTTGAAATAGCAAGGGCACTCCTCCATGAGCCGGAAGTTCTCTTCCTCGACGAGCCGACCATAGGCCTAGATCCCCAGACGAGGGCAAAGATATGGGAGTACATCAGAACCATGAAGGAGGAGCATGACATGACGATTTTCCTTACCACGCACTACATGGATGAAGCAGAGCAGCTGGCCGATAGGATAGCTATAATGGACCATGGCAAAATCATAGCCGAGGGGGCCGCCGAGGAACTGAAGAAGCTCGTGGGCAACGACATAATATATCTAAGGCTTGAAAGCCCAGAGGAGGAGCTGAAGCGCCTAAAGGCGGAGTTCATAAGAGGTTGCAAGCTCCTGCCCGACGGCAGGGTGAGACTCGACGTCGAGAACGCGGCTGAGGCCCTGCCGAAGCTCTTCGAGCTCGCCCAGCGGAGCGGGGTCAAGATACTCGAGGTCACCTACCACAGACCCACCCTAAACGACGTCTTCCTGCACTTAACTGGAAGGGAAATCCGCGACGAAGGCAGCGATGGTAACGTGGCGAGGATGATAATGCGCGCGAGGATGAGGAGGTGA